TTACACCCTGCTCGGTGCCAGCCCATACTGCTTTTTAAACGCGAATGAAAAATGCGACAGGTCCTCGAAACCCAGGTCGAGGTAAATATCGGATGCCGTTTTGCCTTTTTCCTTGATGAGGTAATGTGCCTCCTGCAATCGTCTTTGCTGCAGCCAGCGGCTGGGTGTGTTATGGAACAGCTTTTCAAAATCGCGCTTAAACGTGGCCAGGCTGCGCCCGGTAAGGTATGCGAAGCGGTTCAGGTCGACGTTGAAATGGAAGTTCTTGTTCATAAATGCTTCCAGGTCTATCTTGCCCGGTTCGCTGAAATCGAATAGTATATCTTTCAACTCCGGGTTTACCTTTAACAGCAGCATGACTGCTTCGCGAAGCTTCAGGGCCAGCAGCGCTTCGTCCTCAATCCCGTTCAACTGCATGTATGGCATCAGCGAATCGAAATAATTTTTGTACAGTGGATTTGGCTCCAGTTCCATCACTGCATC
Above is a window of Mucilaginibacter ginsenosidivorans DNA encoding:
- a CDS encoding helix-turn-helix domain-containing protein produces the protein MPTSIKKPAIAYSCYVARSREGEQFIPEFVFSYQVSGSMTMNDGNREYFFGPGSFRFSRRNNLIKFNKTPPEGGEFRSLSVHFDQPFLRNFSMEAGYRSGLHVNGDAVMELEPNPLYKNYFDSLMPYMQLNGIEDEALLALKLREAVMLLLKVNPELKDILFDFSEPGKIDLEAFMNKNFHFNVDLNRFAYLTGRSLATFKRDFEKLFHNTPSRWLQQRRLQEAHYLIKEKGKTASDIYLDLGFEDLSHFSFAFKKQYGLAPSRV